From the genome of Pelosinus fermentans DSM 17108:
TTTTATTTGAAAAGCAGGATATAATAGCCGTACGATATATCGTAAGCGTTCACGTCAGCCAACGCACTGTCCGACCTGTAAAGGGAAGAGAGTGCGTTTTTTTGTTGCTCTTTTATAAAGAACTCCACACTATATTACATCAAAATAACGTAAGCGTTCACGTCAGCCAACGCACTGTTTTGCCATGTGCAGAAGTACGTTTTTGTACCTTCTTGCTAGGTGGTGGTTACAGTCATAAGGAGATCATATGTCAAAAATATCATTAAAGCAAAGTCTCTCAAAACTAGGCATTGCAATTTTTCTCACTTATTTATCCGTTGCGATGGCGCTTCCGGTCGTCTCTGTATTCGTAAAAGAAGTTCTCAATCTTCCTAACTGGTTAGGAGGAGTTGCAGTCGGGGTATCTTTTGTTGCAACGATTCTTTCCAGAAAGTACGCAGGAGATTTTGCTGATACAAAAAGTAGTAAAAAATGTTTTATGATCGGTTTTTTCTTTTACATGGTTGCTGCACTTGTTTGCATGGCTGCTTCAATAACAGGATTGAGTGCTTCAGTATCATTCACTATTCTTATTGTGGGGCGACTTTTGCTCGGCATAGGAGAAAGTATGACGACCGTCGGGATTCCAAGTTGGCATTTTTTATATCTCGGTCCTGTACATTCAGGAAAGATACTTGCGGTTCTTGGAATGGCTATGTACGGTGCATTTGCATTGGGAGGGCCTGTGGGGCTTACACTCTATCGGTATTTTGGCTTTGATTCGGTTATGCTGGCCTCATCTATTGTGCCAATTATCGGTGTGATCATGTTTGTCACTTCTCCTGAAGTTGCTCCGCATAAAGCGCTTGAAGCGAAAAAGTCATTTTTCAAACTTTTAAGATCAATATGGAAACAAGGAATGACTGTTACACTTCAAGGCATCGGATTTGCGGTCTTAGGAGCCTTCATCTCGCTTTATTTTAAGGATCAAGGATGGCCATATGCTGGTATTGGTCTTTCGTTATTCGGAATCGGATTTGTGATAAGCCGTATTCTTTTCGGCACTTTACCCGATAAAATTGGAGGAGTAAAGGTCGCACTTGTTTCGCTTGTGGTTGAAACAGTGGGGCAGGGATTACTTTGGCTTGCACCTCATTACAGTCTTGCTTTACTTGGAGCTTTACTTACTGGTCTCGGCTGTTCAATGATATATCCGGCTATGGGGGTAGAAGTTATAAAGAGAATTAGTCCGGAACAGCGTGGTGCCGCTTTCGGAGGGTTTGCAATGTTTCAAGATGTTGCCTATGCCTTTTCTGCACCAATTGGAGGCGTGATTGCTGATAAATTTAGCTATTCTTCAACCTTCCTTTTCGGGTTTATTGCTGCAGTTGGTGGTATTATTATAGTTCGCTCAATGATGATCAAGAATCTGCCAATAAACAATACTGATAGCACACTATAATGGATGATATACAAAGCCTTGCTTTGGTAAAATAATGCTTATAATGTAAAATTATAACAGGATTTAGCGTTTATAAAGGGAAGCTAACCATAATAAACTTAGTTAGTAAATTTAAAAAGAGAAATCATTCATAAATCTAGCAGATTATGAATGGTTTCTCTTTTTTTTTGACATATCGATAGAATAAAGATTATTTAGAATTATCGTCTTTAAATTGGGACAAGGAACCTGTCCCCGTGTCCCTTCCCCGTGTCCCTTCAATTGAAAATCCATAGGCAAATTCACCGCGATTTCCTTTTTCGGGGCAAAAAAAAATTTTGCACGCAGATAGTTCAAGACTCAACTTGCAGTATTTTACTACTTGTTGAGCCTTTTTTCGCGCAAAACTTCCGATTGAACCCTGTACAAACCGTCCCGTGCGCCCACGGCAAGCTACTGCCTGGCACACTTTCTTTTGCTAGTAATCCACCTCAGCCTATCCCTTATTCTGTTAATCAAATGAAATGCTAAATTTGACAAACTAAAAACTTTATTTTAAAATGAGGTTGTTAGTTAAAAAATTCCATAATCATTTCACAATAATAAATACTTGTAAAAATTATTATAAACTTCAAAAAAAGAGCCGTTTTGAGACTGAATTTTTTTAGGAGGGATATATGATGACGAACAAAAAGAAAGTTATGTTCATTTCTTACCACGGTGATCCGTTAGAGAAACTTGGTGGAATCCAGTCTGGCGGGCAAAACACGTATGTAAAAGAAGTGGTATCCTCATTAGAATCGCTTGGTCTTGTGGCAGATGTATTTACTCACTGGTCAGATCCTGCCGCTCCACAAATACAGTTGATTGGTAAAAAGTCACGGGTTATCCGCCTTGAAGCTGGACAAAAAGGATTTCAGCCAAAGCAGCTACTCTATACCATGCTTCCTAATTTTATTAAAGATATTACAGCATTCATGCAGAGTCCATATCAATACTCCTTAATTCATAGTAATTATTGGCTATCGGGTACTGTAGGCAGATATCTGAAAAATAAATATAGCTTGCCACTTGTTCATACTTCTCACTCGCTTGGTATTGTAAGAAAAAACGCTGTAGGACAACTTCAAAACAACATCAGTGCAATTCGCATTGAATCCGAAAAAGAACTACTGCAAAAAGCAGATTGCATAATTGCTACAACATCAACGGAAGAAAATCTATTGCATGAATTTTATCAAGTCGAACTCAAGAAAATAAAAATAGTTCCATGTGGAGTAAATACTGATATTTTTCGTCCCCTTCAACATGATGCTGCAATAGGCTATAACAGCAATAATCACAAAATATTATTGTTTGTAGGACGTTTCGAAGAAAACAAAGGATTAGCAATTCTGTTACAGGCAATCGTAGCGTTAAGAAAAAAATATCCGCAAGCTATTAATAATTTACGTCTTTTGATCGGCGGGGGTGACCCTCTTAACATACCAGAAACATCAATAAGTGTCGAAAAAAAACAATACCAACATTTTATTAATCAACACTCTCTAGCAGATCATATTCAATTTCTAGGACCTCTCAAACACGAAGAATTAGCCCAATACTTGTCTGTAGCCAGAGCGACAATTGTACCATCTTATTATGAATCTTTCGGGCTAGTTGCAATTGAAGCCATGGCCTGCGGATCCCCAGTTATTGCTTCTGACACAGGAGGGCTAGCTCATAATGTTTTACATGGGAAAACAGGGCTATTGGTAGAACCTAAGAATCCATTATTGCTGGCTGAAGCAATTCACGAACTGCTCATCAATGATTCTTTAAATAAATGGATGAGTAAAAATGCTGCTGCTCATGCCAAACGATTTTCCTGGCTTCAAGTAGCGAAAGATTTAACAAAAATATACCGTGGGGTGGTAGCATGCCAAGAAGATGTGTTGAACATTCGACAAAGTATGTATTAGCAACAGATCTTGATGGTACTCTGATTGGTTGTAAACAATCTTTGAAGAATTTAAATCAGATTATCGAAAAACAAAGATCAAATATCCTACTAATCTATATTACAGGTCGAACTTTTTCTTCGGCTTGGCAGCTTGTCCAATCCGAGACCTTACTTATCCCTGATATCCTAATCTCAGACGTTGGTACTGAAATACATCTAGCCCCCAATTTTATCCGCAATGCAGGCTGGGAAATCAAAATAGGGTCTAAGTGGAAAATAGCTGAAATACGTACTCTACTATCAAATATAAAAAATTTAAAACCGCAACCTATCCATCCCAAATTCCGACTTTCTTACTTAACGGAAAGCGCTGATTTCGCCAAAGTTTTATCAGAAATATATAAACTAAAACGCGAATTACAAATTCCCATTGAAATCGTTCCTTCATTGGGACATCTGATTGATATTTTGCCTGAAGGAGCAGGTAAAGGTCCCGCTTTACAGTTTGTACAATCAAATTTTGGGATTGCTGAAAAACAAATATTTGTATGTGGTGATAGTGGTAACGACTACTCTATGTTTATCCATGGATTCCAAGGGATTGTCGTTGGCAATGCATGTTCTGATTTCAAACAGCAATTAGATAGCATACGCACTTGTATTTATTTTTCTAAAGCTCACTATGCAGCCGGAATTTTGGAGGGCTTAAAAACATATGGCTTAATTTACTAACTGCTTTGTTTATTCTGATGTAGTCCCGTTTGTGTGGAAGATAAATAGTCAGTAGAAGTGAACACGTTATGAACACGGCGTTACAACCGATGTATGACTGAAAACGCATCCCATGGACGAAAGTCTTTCGGGAGGTTTTTAAGCTCCAAAAACGAGTTTATCAAGCTTCTCTTCGTGGTGACAAAAAGACAGTACGTAAGTTGCAACGACTTCTCATGAAATCATGGTATGGACGACTTCTATAAGAAAGTTGCCAAGGCACTCAAGAAACAACAAGGTAGTGTGCCATATGCGACCTTTACTTTACTGAACTAGAACTGCCAAATACCGTGACAATTACGAAAAGCCAAATAATCGAGGAGCCGGATGACAAGAAATTGTCACGTCCGGTTCTGGAGCCGAGCCGGAGAGGGTTACCTTTTCAGCTTAGGTAGCAGCCTGAGGGTGAAATTCCCCCGGGCTACTTCTCCCGTGTCCCATAGCAAAAAAGAACTACTTGGAAGAGTCGCAAGGCATACCCCGGAAATATTATAACAATCTCCATATATTATAATAATATGTAAAATATCTCAATGCGTTTTGACTAGTAACAACTTCTAAAATATAATGGAATTGTTAGATTGAAAACTGCTTAAGGAGGGACTTATGTCAAAAGTAGAAGTAATTAATTTATATAAAGTCTTCGGAATCCAACCTCAATCTATTTTGCCAATGATAAAAAAAGGTGCATCCAAGCGTCAAGTGATGGAAGAGACTGGCCATACAGTGGGAATAAACAACGTAAGTTTTCAGGTAGAGCAAGGAGAAATATTTGTTATTATGGGACTGTCAGGCTGTGGGAAATCTACCTTGGTGCGATGTATCAACAGGTTGATTGAGCCGACTGCGGGGGAAATCAGGATTGATGGTGAAAATATTATTGGTGTTGATCCTAATCGGCTGCTGGAAATTCGTCGCAAGAAAGTAGCCATGGTATTTCAGCGTTTTGGTCTTTTGCCTCATCGAGATGTTTGCTCAAATGTAGAGTATGGACTTGAGATTCAGGGGGTTGATCCGGCTGTCTGCAGGGAAAAAGCTCTTCAGACCATTGAACTCGTCGGTCTAAAAGGGTATGAGTTTAATATGCCTAGCCAGTTAAGTGGCGGAATGCAGCAGCGGGTGGGACTTGCTCGCGCTTTAGCGACAGAACCGGATATTTTGTTAATGGATGAGGCATTCAGCGCGCTTGATCCACTTATTCGGAGAGAGATGCAGGAAGAGTTGCTTGAACTGCAGGCAAAGATGAGTAAAACAATTATTTTCATTACTCATGATCTGGATGAAGCACTAAGGCTTGGCGACAGGATCGCAGTCATGAGAGATGGTCAGATTGTCCAAATCGGGAATTCAGAAGAAATATTGACCCATCCTGCTGACGATTATGTGCGGGCCTTTGTCCAGGATGTTGATAGAACAAAGGTGCTTACGGCAAGCTCGATAATGAAGCGCCCCGACCCTTTGGTTATCCCAAAGGACGGGCCAAGGGCGGCAGTGCGCCGTATGCAGGAAGAAGGGATTTCCAGCCTATATGTTGTTGACTCTCAACGACGGTTTCACGGGATTGTGCGAATCGAAGATGTTACACGCCTTGTTCATCAGGAAATACATAATCTCGAAGAAGTTATTGTTAAGGATGTTCCTATTGCTAATCCTAACATGCAAATAATTGAACTATTACCAATCGCATTCAATGCTAAGACGCCAATTGTTGTACTAGATGATCAAAATAAAATGCGGGGGATTATTAGAAGAGCGGCAGTAATATCCAGTATCATGGGGGAGGAAAAATAGCATGTTTACGATTCCAATCGGGAAGTACTTTGAAACCATCATTATATGGCTGCGCTTGCATTTTGATGGCTTTTTCAATATTACGCGCAAAGCGTTGACATCCTTTATCAATGGATTTGAAGATACACTACTGTTTCTCCCCGCAGGCGCTGTTATCCTTTTAATGGCGGGCATTGCCTGGCGGGCAGCAGGAAGGGGCGTAGCTATTTTTACGGTCCTAAGCATGGGACTGATTTACAGCATGGGGTTATGGACTCAAACTATGCAAACTCTTGCTTTAGTTCTTACATCGGCACTCATTGCTCTGGTAATTGGGATTCCATTTGGTATTTTGGCGGCAAGAAACGACAAGTTTGACCGGATAGCTCGTATAGTGCTTGACTTTATGCAGACAATGCCTGCCTTTGTTTATCTAATACCTGCAGTGCTCTTTTTTAAGCTGGGCAAAGTACCGGGAGCGGTTGCCACAGTGATTTTTGCTATGCCGCCATCTGTTAGACTGACCAATCTAGGTATCCGGCAGGTGCCGGAAGATGTTGTTGAAGCGGCGAGGTCCTTTGGTTCTACGACTAGACAACTGCTGTTTAAGGTTCAACTGCCTATCGCTATTCCAACTATCTTGGCTGGAGTAAATCAGACCATTATGCTTTCATTATCTATGGTTGTAATTGCAGCAATGATTGGAGCAGGTGGTCTCGGCGAAGAGGTTTTAAAAGGAATAACTCAATTAAAGATTGGAAGGGGGTTCGAAAGCGGAGTTGCTGTGGTTCTTCTTGCAATGGTTCTGGATCGAATTACCCAAAGCCTAGCCAATATTAACCGCAACAGAAAAATGTGAGGAGGAATTTATAGTATGAAAAAAAGTATCAAAAAATGGATGGTTGCAGTAATGGCAGTTCTTCTAGGTCTCAGTCTAATCCTTGTAAGTGGCTGTGGCGGCAATTCTTCGGGAGACTTAAAAAAAGGCAAAAAGGAAGTTAAGCTGGGCTATGTTAACTGGGCTGAAGGAGTAGCCATGACTCAATTAGCAAAAGTTGTATTGGAAGATAAGATGGGATATAGTGTACAAGTCACAATGGCTGATGTAGCGCCTATTTTTACCTCCGTGGCAAATGGCGACTATGATGCATTTATGGATGCATGGCTTCCTGTTACTCATGACAGCTATATGAAGGAATATGGTTCCAAACTTACTGACTTAGGAATAAATTTTGAGGGAGCGCGTATTGGCCTAGTAGTTCCTGAATATGTCGACATCAAAAGTATAGAAGAATTAAACAATGCAAAGGAAAAATTTGATGGGAAAATTATAGGGATTGACTCTGGAGCAGGAATAATGAAGGCTACTGATAAGACAATTAAAGATTACGGTCTTAATTTAAGACTCATCCCTGGCAGCGGTCCGGCAATGACTGCAACGCTTAAGGATGCTGTTGAAAGAAAAGAATGGATGGTAGTTACTGGCTGGAAACCCCACTGGATGTTTGCACGCTGGAAGCTGAAGTTCCTGGAAGATCCCAAAGGGGTTTACGGTAAAGTAGAGAATATACATACTGTTGCGCGTAAGGATATAGATAAGGATATGCCTGAGGTAGCCCAATTTTTACGTAATTTTAAGCTTAACGACCAGCAGCTAGGCAGCCTAATGGGTCTCATTGCCAATAGCGATGACTCATCAAAAAGCGCAAGACAATGGGTTAAGGATAATGAAAAGCTTGTGGATTCCTGGGTGCCCAAGAAGGATTAATTTCAAATAAATGATAGTAACCGTTCCTGCTAAGATATTCCTTGGCAGGACGGTTACTATTATTTTATGTCAGACCAATAGGATGTCATAAATTATATTCCTGAAATTGGATTTTATGAAGACCGGAAATATATAACATTGTCCAAATGCGAAACAGATTTTATAAAGAGAAAGCTGTTACAATCTGAGGAAAACCGAAGGATTATTCGGGTCCTTCGAGGAGAAGGACGGCGCGACACTATTAAAAGATATATTTACAACAGTTCTGTTTTTTTCTTGTACGGTTTAAAATCTCCGCATGCAACAGTTCAGGCTAGTAATTTAGCAGATCTTTTGAGTCCCGTTGTAAATTTTAAAAAACAGGATATGCTAGAGTTTCTTCCTACCTTAATTGATGAACTTAAAGGACAGTACAATAGGACTTCTCCTGTGAATCTTCCAAATGATGTAGAGGAAAAACTTGGAAAATTCATTTCCGAGAGTAATGATATGCAATTTGTTAGAGATTTTTTTGCAAGCATTTTACATACTTCGGGAAGAAGCAGAAATTTTCGCTAGATGTAGAAATACAGTTAATGATTATATCCTTATTGACTATTGGGTTAAACGAAGCAGGAAGGATATGATACCTGCGTACTATTTGACGAGAAACATTATCTCTAGATTAAAATCTTTCTCTATAGATTGGTATCCAGATCACAATAAAGAAATTATGATAAGATACGGTTTATTTCCCCAAAATATAGTTGGTTATTATGTATATAAGGATGGTAAGCTGTGTTCTTATGTGATAAACCCTTATTATTTGTGTAAATGGCGAGCGGATAGTTCTTTTGATATAGGAGACGGTGTTTTCATAGATCAATCGGAAGTTAACCTTAAAAATTCGGATGGTTTATTTTTACGAATTTATCTTGCTGACCCGAATGGACAAATTGGAATTTTTCAAGAAGAAGGGCAAGGTACTACTTGAAAAAACGTTAATTAGAAATAGGACAAGGGGACGGAGGACGTGTCCGAATGGAATTTCTTTTGACTTTCGGTAAGACACAACCACCGTCCCCTCGTGTTATGGTTACTGTGATATAACGGAATTGGAAGAATCAAATGGTTAAACTCTCTGCAAGATAAATCATTCAGCGATTAAAAGAAGACGGGCTATCGATACGTCAAATTGGGCGTGCAACAGGAATATCGCGAGGTATAATAGCAAAAGGGTGACAAAAAGGAACGTCCCCTCTGTCATATTCATACATCGAATGTTTTTCGGGAGAATTTCAGCAGAATTATTTAAAGGATAAACCGTTTTCCATACCTTTTTTAGGTCGCGGGTACCAGCATATCTATAAAACCGTCAATATCCAATACTCCGATAAGAGACTGGAGGAATTTTTAGGACACAAAGTGGAACGCGCTAATTATGGATAAATTTAGCAGGACTTTTTGTATTTTATCAGAATAAATTGCTAATGTACGGGAAAGATAAAATCTTTAAGAAAGGAAATTGGCTTATGATCCTATATTATTTGGAGTCGGTGTTATGCGGAGCAAAGGCTATCGCATAACAAATATGCTGTGAGATAGCCTTTGCTCAATCCTAAAACTACAATTTTAGGAGGAGCATAATGGGCTACAAGAACGCAGTTAGTGTATTTCCCGCTGATTTGTTAGAAGCAATACAACAGTATATTGACGGTGAATATATTTATATCCCACGAAAGGCAGAAAATAAAAAACGGTGGGGGGAAGTAAAAAACAGCAGGCAATCTATTCAGGAACGCAATGAAAACATTTTTTCCCAGTATCAAGACGGTATTTCCGTTGAGGATATTGCAAGCTGTAATTACTTATCACCCAAAACAATCTACAAAATATTGGCTGCTATGAAAAGCAAATGCTAAAGTGAGAGCGACATGGTAATTTTGCCGTGTCGCTTTTTTGTTTCTGAAGTATCTTGCAGGGTGCATTGTAATAATATAATTACTATAATTGATTTATAGCAGCAAGATAAAGGATTAGCGGAGGAAGGATATTATGTGCACATTTACCAATCAATTTATTTCCAGTCAGAATAACATGGAATTTTTGAAAGCTGCCATGATGGGGCCTAATGCCATGCGAGTAGCAGAGGAATTAGCGTCATGCCTAGACATCAATGAGAATATGCGTATACTTGACCTCGGCTGTGGGTGCGGTCTTTCCACACTCTTGCTGACACAAAAATACGGCGCAAAAGTTTTCGCCGCCGACTTGTGGATTTCACCGACTGAAAACTATGAGCGTTTCAAATCAATCGGGATTGACGATAAAGCCATTCCGATTTCAGTAGACGCGACCAAAGGATTGCCTTTCGCAAACGGATATTTTGACCTGTTGTTTACTGTGGACGCTTACCATTATTTCGGTGATACGGCCCAAATGCTCCCGTCCCTCGTTCCTTTAGTGAAAAAGGGCGGCTATATCGCCGTGGCTATTCCCGGCTTAAAATACGAATTTGGGAAAAATGTTCCCGATGATATGCAGCCGTTTTGGAATAGCGAGATGGAAAGAACCCTGCACTCTCTTGATTGGTGGAAAGACTTGTGGAAAAGGGCCGAGGGCATTGAAATGGTAGACTGCCGCGAAATGGCCTGCTGCAGACAGGCGTGGAAAGAATGGCAGACCGGTTATCATCCCATTGTCGCTGAGGATATCAAAATGATGGAGGCTGAGGGCGGAAAGTATTTTAATCTTGTTCAGTTGATTGCTAAAGTCATTTGAATGGCAACCACATAATAAGAATCCTGCCGCTTGACGGTCAACAAAAAAACGTGGGGCGGCGGGTCATTCTCCATGCCTAACTGACTGACCTCTGGACATTTTGTCCAGAAGTGGCAGAACGGCAAAAGCGGACGGTTTAATCACCGTCTGCTTTTTTTGCCCCCTTTTCACGTTGCAAAGCCCGGATACAAAGATGTCATAGGGACGGGGTGTCGACCATGCAATCGTTGAAGGTAGTGTCAATAACCCCGTCCCCGTGGCACGTCTGCTGAAAATAGCAACCGTTAAAATAACCGTTGTCTTTGTCGTTTCCGGTAAGCAATGGGCGTGAAGCATATAAACCGTTTAAAAATCTTGGAAAAATAGCTGGGGCTGTCAAAACCAATCTGATTGCAAATTTCTGTGATGGGGGCATCCGTATCCGTCAGCAATCGTGCTGACACTGACACTCGGTATTTAAGCAGATACTGTATGGGTGTCATTCGAATGGTTTTTTGGAAGCAGCGCAGACATTCTCGCTCGCTGATATTGGCTGCTGCAGCAATCTGCTGAAGCTCGAGCGGTTCGGCAAAGTGCTGATGTAAAAAATCCAGCATTGCATTAATGCGTACTGTGTCCTGGCTTTCACTCCGGTTTTGCTGTTCAAGAAGTGACTGCATATTTTTAACAATTAAGTACCACATACGGGATAGTTTTTCACGCATAAGCAACTCATAACCAAAATTATCTAAATCGTAAATTTCAGTAGCTTCTCGAATACACTGCACGGCTTGGCACTGCCATTCAATTTCGCAATAGAATGGAACACCAGGCAATATATTGCAGTCTAGCAACGGGCGCACATAACGCTGCTCAAAAACACTTTCCGTCGTACCCGATATCAGATTCGCATGAAAGACAAGTGAATTCAATGTGCAGCCTGCATCACCTATAATCTGCATTGAGTGCAATACATTGGAATTGATAAAAGCACCTTCGCCTTTCTGCAAGGTAAAATCCATTCCGTTTAGACTTACATGCATGGCACCACTGCGTACTATCACTACTTCAATTTCTTCATGCCAATGCCAGGGAATATCGCCAGTCACATTATTGCTTAAATCAGAAAAATAGCCCCCACAAGGGAACATCGGTGTACCTCGTGCTTCCAATTCGCGTCGGTCTGTGTCAAGAATCAACTTACACAATTGTTTAGACATTTTGTCTGCCTCCTAATCGATGTGGCGGTTTTGTTACAGTATAAGTCCTTACTGTTATTGTTGCAAGTAATAAATGGCGATATAATTATAGTGATAAAACGCTTTTGTAAAGTGAGTTGATTTATATGCAAAATGAGGTAACTTATCTGACGTTTTTTGATATTCAGCATACTCAGCAATTTTTTGATATGGTGAATCGTTGTGCTGCACCGGTTATTTTTTATCTTCCAAATGGTCAGGCAAAGGATCTACGCTTCAATTTACTAGTACAAAATTTTTTAACTTGGATGGATTTATCTGGAAATATTCCTGAGTTGAAATTGGAATGTAATAACTCGCAAGATGTGAAAGAGATGATTCAGTTTATGATGGAAAGTGATATGATGAAAACTGATTTATCTCTGCGTACTAAAAGGAGAATATATTAAAAAATATAAAGGTAGGTTTGCATGAAGTATTTAGGTATAATCTTTGATTTTAATGGTACTTTATTTTTTGATTCAGATAAACATGAAGAAGCATGGAGAATTTTTTCAAAAAAACTACGTGGAAATTCTTTAGATGACGAAGAATTACAGAAAGTAATGCATGGAAGAACAAATAAATCATTAATAGAGTATTTATTAGGTGCTTCAATAGATGATGAAAAGCTATTTCAATTAAGTGAACAGAAGGAACAAATTTATAGAGAGATGTGTATAAAGGATATAACAAATTTTAAGTTAACACTTGGCGCTATTGAGTTGTTAGATTATTTAAAGGAAAAACAAATACCATATACGATAGCTACTGCATCAGGAAAAACAAATCTTTCATTTTATTTTGAAAACTTAAATCTTAATAAATGGTTTGACTTAAA
Proteins encoded in this window:
- a CDS encoding reverse transcriptase N-terminal domain-containing protein — encoded protein: MPWTKVFREVFKLQKRVYQASLRGDKKTVRKLQRLLMKSWYGRLL
- a CDS encoding HAD-IIB family hydrolase, producing MPRRCVEHSTKYVLATDLDGTLIGCKQSLKNLNQIIEKQRSNILLIYITGRTFSSAWQLVQSETLLIPDILISDVGTEIHLAPNFIRNAGWEIKIGSKWKIAEIRTLLSNIKNLKPQPIHPKFRLSYLTESADFAKVLSEIYKLKRELQIPIEIVPSLGHLIDILPEGAGKGPALQFVQSNFGIAEKQIFVCGDSGNDYSMFIHGFQGIVVGNACSDFKQQLDSIRTCIYFSKAHYAAGILEGLKTYGLIY
- a CDS encoding ABC transporter permease; its protein translation is MFTIPIGKYFETIIIWLRLHFDGFFNITRKALTSFINGFEDTLLFLPAGAVILLMAGIAWRAAGRGVAIFTVLSMGLIYSMGLWTQTMQTLALVLTSALIALVIGIPFGILAARNDKFDRIARIVLDFMQTMPAFVYLIPAVLFFKLGKVPGAVATVIFAMPPSVRLTNLGIRQVPEDVVEAARSFGSTTRQLLFKVQLPIAIPTILAGVNQTIMLSLSMVVIAAMIGAGGLGEEVLKGITQLKIGRGFESGVAVVLLAMVLDRITQSLANINRNRKM
- a CDS encoding SAM-dependent methyltransferase; this encodes MCTFTNQFISSQNNMEFLKAAMMGPNAMRVAEELASCLDINENMRILDLGCGCGLSTLLLTQKYGAKVFAADLWISPTENYERFKSIGIDDKAIPISVDATKGLPFANGYFDLLFTVDAYHYFGDTAQMLPSLVPLVKKGGYIAVAIPGLKYEFGKNVPDDMQPFWNSEMERTLHSLDWWKDLWKRAEGIEMVDCREMACCRQAWKEWQTGYHPIVAEDIKMMEAEGGKYFNLVQLIAKVI
- a CDS encoding CD3324 family protein, which codes for MGYKNAVSVFPADLLEAIQQYIDGEYIYIPRKAENKKRWGEVKNSRQSIQERNENIFSQYQDGISVEDIASCNYLSPKTIYKILAAMKSKC
- a CDS encoding glycine betaine ABC transporter substrate-binding protein; this encodes MKKSIKKWMVAVMAVLLGLSLILVSGCGGNSSGDLKKGKKEVKLGYVNWAEGVAMTQLAKVVLEDKMGYSVQVTMADVAPIFTSVANGDYDAFMDAWLPVTHDSYMKEYGSKLTDLGINFEGARIGLVVPEYVDIKSIEELNNAKEKFDGKIIGIDSGAGIMKATDKTIKDYGLNLRLIPGSGPAMTATLKDAVERKEWMVVTGWKPHWMFARWKLKFLEDPKGVYGKVENIHTVARKDIDKDMPEVAQFLRNFKLNDQQLGSLMGLIANSDDSSKSARQWVKDNEKLVDSWVPKKD
- a CDS encoding arabinose transporter, which translates into the protein MSKISLKQSLSKLGIAIFLTYLSVAMALPVVSVFVKEVLNLPNWLGGVAVGVSFVATILSRKYAGDFADTKSSKKCFMIGFFFYMVAALVCMAASITGLSASVSFTILIVGRLLLGIGESMTTVGIPSWHFLYLGPVHSGKILAVLGMAMYGAFALGGPVGLTLYRYFGFDSVMLASSIVPIIGVIMFVTSPEVAPHKALEAKKSFFKLLRSIWKQGMTVTLQGIGFAVLGAFISLYFKDQGWPYAGIGLSLFGIGFVISRILFGTLPDKIGGVKVALVSLVVETVGQGLLWLAPHYSLALLGALLTGLGCSMIYPAMGVEVIKRISPEQRGAAFGGFAMFQDVAYAFSAPIGGVIADKFSYSSTFLFGFIAAVGGIIIVRSMMIKNLPINNTDSTL
- a CDS encoding AraC family transcriptional regulator, with the protein product MSKQLCKLILDTDRRELEARGTPMFPCGGYFSDLSNNVTGDIPWHWHEEIEVVIVRSGAMHVSLNGMDFTLQKGEGAFINSNVLHSMQIIGDAGCTLNSLVFHANLISGTTESVFEQRYVRPLLDCNILPGVPFYCEIEWQCQAVQCIREATEIYDLDNFGYELLMREKLSRMWYLIVKNMQSLLEQQNRSESQDTVRINAMLDFLHQHFAEPLELQQIAAAANISERECLRCFQKTIRMTPIQYLLKYRVSVSARLLTDTDAPITEICNQIGFDSPSYFSKIFKRFICFTPIAYRKRQRQRLF
- a CDS encoding glycosyltransferase yields the protein MMTNKKKVMFISYHGDPLEKLGGIQSGGQNTYVKEVVSSLESLGLVADVFTHWSDPAAPQIQLIGKKSRVIRLEAGQKGFQPKQLLYTMLPNFIKDITAFMQSPYQYSLIHSNYWLSGTVGRYLKNKYSLPLVHTSHSLGIVRKNAVGQLQNNISAIRIESEKELLQKADCIIATTSTEENLLHEFYQVELKKIKIVPCGVNTDIFRPLQHDAAIGYNSNNHKILLFVGRFEENKGLAILLQAIVALRKKYPQAINNLRLLIGGGDPLNIPETSISVEKKQYQHFINQHSLADHIQFLGPLKHEELAQYLSVARATIVPSYYESFGLVAIEAMACGSPVIASDTGGLAHNVLHGKTGLLVEPKNPLLLAEAIHELLINDSLNKWMSKNAAAHAKRFSWLQVAKDLTKIYRGVVACQEDVLNIRQSMY
- a CDS encoding quaternary amine ABC transporter ATP-binding protein, whose translation is MSKVEVINLYKVFGIQPQSILPMIKKGASKRQVMEETGHTVGINNVSFQVEQGEIFVIMGLSGCGKSTLVRCINRLIEPTAGEIRIDGENIIGVDPNRLLEIRRKKVAMVFQRFGLLPHRDVCSNVEYGLEIQGVDPAVCREKALQTIELVGLKGYEFNMPSQLSGGMQQRVGLARALATEPDILLMDEAFSALDPLIRREMQEELLELQAKMSKTIIFITHDLDEALRLGDRIAVMRDGQIVQIGNSEEILTHPADDYVRAFVQDVDRTKVLTASSIMKRPDPLVIPKDGPRAAVRRMQEEGISSLYVVDSQRRFHGIVRIEDVTRLVHQEIHNLEEVIVKDVPIANPNMQIIELLPIAFNAKTPIVVLDDQNKMRGIIRRAAVISSIMGEEK